A genome region from Nocardiopsis exhalans includes the following:
- a CDS encoding O-methyltransferase, whose amino-acid sequence MPATQTSRRPATLDAIEHDTEGIGFSMSCEEAVGQLLRALAAAKPGGRILELGTGTGAGTAWLLAGMDGQARLDTLDNDPECLGVARRHHTPDPRVTIFEADGGEWLSARATDDGPGYDLVFADTRPGKFTHLDEALSLVDRGGFYVVDDLARQPSGAAAPEDHCLAVEALIENLESRTGWERLPLLGWSCGVLVMVRK is encoded by the coding sequence GTGCCAGCCACCCAGACCAGCCGGCGTCCCGCCACCCTCGACGCGATCGAGCACGACACCGAGGGAATCGGGTTCAGCATGTCCTGTGAGGAAGCGGTCGGGCAGCTCCTGCGCGCCCTCGCCGCGGCCAAACCCGGCGGCCGGATCCTCGAACTGGGCACCGGGACCGGTGCGGGCACCGCCTGGCTGCTGGCCGGAATGGACGGGCAGGCCCGCCTGGACACCCTCGACAACGACCCCGAATGCCTGGGCGTGGCCCGGCGCCACCACACGCCCGACCCGCGGGTGACGATCTTCGAGGCCGACGGCGGTGAGTGGCTCAGCGCCCGCGCCACCGACGACGGTCCCGGCTACGACCTGGTCTTCGCCGACACCCGGCCGGGCAAGTTCACCCACCTTGACGAGGCGCTCTCCCTGGTGGACCGCGGAGGTTTCTACGTGGTGGACGACCTCGCCCGCCAGCCTTCGGGTGCCGCCGCCCCCGAGGACCACTGTCTGGCGGTGGAGGCCCTCATCGAGAACCTGGAGTCCCGCACCGGCTGGGAACGCCTCCCGCTGCTCGGCTGGTCCTGCGGCGTTCTGGTCATGGTGCGCAAGTAG
- a CDS encoding alpha/beta fold hydrolase: MPLLRQLSGRVEAWGVDLPGYGKSTSPGGFLAVQELADALLEWTRAREMDRPCLLGVSMGSQVVAEAAARAPDDVGSVVLAAPTTDPRGRAWPLLGARLIWNNMLEGVDVLSYSVPDYWDAGTSRVLRSWAQSREHRIEQVLPDVSQPALVVWGTQDKVCSKAWVEEATRLLPRGRLVVLPGQYHALSSTGPRQLADAVQDFVGEREEAS, encoded by the coding sequence ATGCCTCTGCTGAGGCAGTTGTCCGGCCGGGTCGAGGCGTGGGGGGTCGACCTCCCGGGCTACGGCAAAAGCACGTCGCCCGGTGGTTTCCTGGCGGTGCAGGAGCTGGCGGACGCCCTCCTGGAGTGGACACGAGCCCGAGAGATGGACCGGCCCTGCCTCCTCGGTGTCTCCATGGGAAGCCAGGTGGTGGCCGAGGCCGCGGCCCGGGCCCCCGACGACGTGGGATCGGTCGTCCTGGCCGCACCCACCACCGACCCCCGGGGCAGGGCCTGGCCACTGCTCGGAGCGCGTCTGATCTGGAACAACATGCTGGAGGGGGTCGACGTGCTGTCCTACAGCGTGCCCGATTACTGGGACGCCGGAACGAGCCGTGTACTCCGAAGCTGGGCGCAGAGCAGAGAGCACCGCATCGAACAGGTCCTGCCCGACGTGTCGCAGCCGGCCCTGGTGGTCTGGGGGACCCAGGACAAGGTCTGTTCCAAGGCCTGGGTGGAAGAGGCCACACGGCTGCTCCCCCGAGGTCGCCTGGTGGTCCTGCCGGGCCAGTACCACGCGCTCAGCTCCACCGGTCCCCGACAGCTCGCGGACGCGGTCCAGGATTTCGTCGGTGAGCGCGAGGAGGCGTCATGA
- a CDS encoding Crp/Fnr family transcriptional regulator: MTDWPRGSFMSRLGPRTAEGLLALAPPRYLPANRVLISQGDEEEQVMLLGPPGRGKRADPACVKVTSVLRNGTEAMFGIRRWGDLVGELSMFRGTRPSATVTSCAPLTVRVYPHQVFDSFLEEHPDAWRAMVAVMGERQERADLQRAELAGYEVEARVARMLVDMAQRHGVPTEEGVHLGIRLSHTDLGKLIGARTDAVGNAIRRFRSEGLLLSRYRSVVIVDMERLHRVYEAA; encoded by the coding sequence ATGACCGACTGGCCTCGGGGCAGCTTCATGTCCAGGCTCGGGCCGCGGACCGCGGAAGGGCTCCTCGCGCTCGCGCCGCCGCGGTACCTGCCCGCCAACCGGGTCCTCATCTCCCAGGGGGACGAGGAGGAGCAGGTCATGCTCCTGGGCCCGCCCGGGCGCGGCAAGCGGGCTGACCCCGCCTGCGTCAAGGTCACGTCCGTCCTGCGCAACGGCACCGAGGCGATGTTCGGTATCCGGCGTTGGGGCGACCTGGTCGGGGAGCTCAGCATGTTCCGGGGGACCAGGCCCTCCGCCACGGTCACCTCGTGTGCCCCGCTCACCGTCCGGGTCTACCCGCACCAGGTCTTCGACTCCTTTCTGGAGGAGCACCCCGACGCCTGGCGGGCGATGGTCGCCGTGATGGGTGAGCGCCAGGAACGCGCGGACCTCCAGCGGGCCGAGCTCGCGGGTTACGAGGTCGAGGCCCGGGTGGCCCGGATGCTGGTGGACATGGCCCAGCGTCACGGGGTACCCACCGAGGAGGGGGTCCACCTGGGGATCCGGCTCTCCCACACGGACCTGGGCAAACTCATCGGTGCCCGCACGGACGCCGTCGGCAACGCGATCCGCCGCTTCCGCTCCGAGGGCCTGCTGCTGTCCAGGTACCGGAGCGTGGTGATCGTGGACATGGAACGCCTGCACCGGGTCTACGAGGCCGCGTAG